From a single Tursiops truncatus isolate mTurTru1 chromosome 20, mTurTru1.mat.Y, whole genome shotgun sequence genomic region:
- the SPEM2 gene encoding LOW QUALITY PROTEIN: uncharacterized protein SPEM2 (The sequence of the model RefSeq protein was modified relative to this genomic sequence to represent the inferred CDS: substituted 1 base at 1 genomic stop codon), producing the protein MTALWDPPTVENRLWYDNLGCCHQYQESTQNAEDFLLLLLGLVSTGIGMATMVWHGLQNALDKTICWINQKNEISQACESSPKHPPAKAQDVHIHCILDPVEVKMARPACYSLSSYHHLRNRSRSCSRRPCSHQRRPKNRRQFPYSRSGFRRPHRSHGMSQLRPMPSFDREDPDSYLEEEDDLSFPQPKYPWGCWGGLYQQMGLPSNVALWGRQGGILASLPPPCLYLSPELRRIAKHVEAKSELRLQSFGAPCSPSRIWGNVEADQWTSSPPPLRRLPPNPSWVPGGHSTYPSRGQLPYDSWDQRRRGLEGSEPPSALVPWGCRPEAWQRNSSPAHGRSLPSCAHSQPNRSPHPFTGHLNYSQDPHEVRCRAAEWAETLPVRRPLATSASLTVLAEASDQRAPAPSSALLLRPSQPLPDIQATEHPPPSPTFMPLRRNPGGNANYQVYDSLELKRQVXEGQARANSLLPSTSASRPSLQASQTGKTN; encoded by the exons ATGACTGCACTGTGG GACCCCCCCACCGTGGAAAACCGGCTCTGGTATGACAACCTGGGGTGCTGCCATCAATACCAAGAAAGTACCCAGAACGCGGAGGACTTCCTGCTCCTGCTGCTGGGCCTTGTCAGCACTGGGATCGGCATGGCAACTATG gtaTGGCATGGGCTCCAGAATGCCTTAGACAAGACCATCTGTTGGATTAATCAGAAAA ATGAAATCTCGCAGGCTTGTGAAAGTTCCCCCAAACATCCTCCAGCCAAGGCCCAAGATGTCCACATCCACTGCATCCTGGACCCTGTGGAAGTGAAGATGGCCCGGCCCGCTTGCTACTCCCTGTCCTCCTACCATCATCTCCGCAACCGTAGCCGCAGCTGCAGCCGCCGCCCCTGCAGCCACCAGCGGAGGCCGAAGAACCGCAGACAATTCCCCTACAGCCGCTCAGGCTTCCGTAGGCCGCATCGCAGCCATGGGATGTCACAGCTGCGGCCGATGCCCTCCTTTGATCGGGAGGACCCGGACTCCTACCTGGAGGAGGAAGATGACCTTTCCTTCCCACAACCCAAGTACCCGTGGGGCTGCTGGGGAGGGCTCTACCAGCAGATGGGCCTGCCTTCCAACGTGGCCCTCTGGGGCCGTCAGGGTGGGATCCTGGCCAGCCTGCCACCACCCTGTCTCTACCTGTCGCCCGAGCTGCGCCGCATAGCCAAGCATGTGGAGGCCAAGTCCGAGCTAAGGCTGCAGTCCTTTGGGGCCCCCTGCTCACCATCCCGCATCTGGGGCAACGTGGAGGCTGACCAGTGGACCTCGTCTCCACCACCTCTCCGACGGCTGCCCCCTAACCCCTCGTGGGTCCCTGGGGGGCACAGCACTTACCCCTCAAGGGGCCAGCTGCCGTATGACTCCTGGGATCAACGGCGGCGTGGTctggagggctctgagcctccatccgCTCTGGTGCCTTGGGGCTGCCGGCCCGAAGCCTGGCAGCGCAACTCCTCCCCGGCCCACGGACGgagcctccccagctgtgctcacagcCAGCCCAACCGCAGCCCGCACCCCTTCACGGGACACTTGAATTACTCCCAGGATCCCCACGAGGTGCGGTGCCGGGCGGCCGAATGGGCTGAGACGCTGCCCGTGCGGCGCCCTCTGGCCACATCCGCCTCCCTCACGGTGCTGGCCGAGGCCTCGGACCAGCGGGccccggctcccagctcagcgctgctcctccgcccctcccagcccctgcccgacATCCAGGCTACCGAGCACCCTCCACCCTCACCCACCTTCATGCCACTCAGGCGGAACCCGGGGGGCAATGCCAACTACCAGGTGTATGACAGCCTGGAGCTGAAGCGGCAAGTGTAGGAGGGCCAAGCGCGGGCCAACTCGCTGCTACCTTCCACCtcggcctccaggccctctctgcaGGCGAGCCAGACTGGGAAAACGAACTGA
- the FGF11 gene encoding fibroblast growth factor 11 isoform X1: MPSGGAWGFRTPGSPRGFLRLRQPRPRLGSPAPPSLGSVPPRRACLARYQSAQLSPGCPCSYLASPPLCAPSSRDLHFKKRAGHSPMTAYATQKSGPTGSGDPLPRGTQTHYTAGYPHGDWGSYHLRGEPQLKGIVTKLFCRQGFYLQANPDGSIQGTPEDTSSFTHFNLIPVGLRVVTIQSAKLGHYVAMNAEGLLYSSPHFTAECRFKECVFENYYVLYASALYRQRRSGRAWYLGLDKEGRVMKGNRVKKTKAAAHFVPKLLEVAVYREPSLHSVPETSPSSPPAPCRVVPGLEAPCSSHHHSLSPSPASGPALTPAATLMP; this comes from the exons ATGCCGAGTGGAGGGGCCTGGGGGTTCCGGACGCCTGGGTCACCCCGAGGGTTTCTGCGGCTCCggcagccccgcccccgcctcggTTCTCCCGCTCCTCCGAGTCTTGGATCCGTTCCTCCTCGCCGAGCTTGCCTGGCTCGGTACCAATCTGCCCAGCTCTCCCCCGGGTGTCCTTGCAGCTACCTCGCCAGTCCGCCCCTCTGTGCGCCCTCCTCCCGTGACCTGCACTTCAAGAAGAGAGCTGGGCACTCCCCCATGACCGCCTACGCGACTCAGAAATCGGGTCCCACGGGCTCAGGGGACCCTCTGCCGCGAGGAACTCAGACACACTACACGGCTGGATACCCGCACGGAGACTGGGGGTCGTACCATCTACGAGGGG AGCCTCAGCTCAAAGGCATCGTCACCAAACTGTTCTGCCGCCAGGGTTTCTACCTCCAGGCGAATCCCGATGGGAGCATCCAGGGCACCCCAGAGGACACCAGCTCTTTCA cccacttCAACCTGATCCCTGTGGGGCTCCGTGTAGTCACCATCCAGAGTGCCAAGCTGGGTCACTACGTGGCCATGAACGCTGAGGGGCTGCTCTACAGCTCG CCACATTTCACAGCTGAGTGTCGCTTTAAGGAGTGCGTCTTTGAGAATTACTATGTCCTGTACGCCTCTGCTCTCTATCGCCAGCGTCGTTCTGGCCGGGCCTGGTACCTGGGCCTGGACAAGGAGGGCCGAGTCATGAAGGGAAATCGAGTCAAGAAGACCAAGGCAGCCGCCCACTTTGTGCCCAAGCTCCTGGAGG TGGCTGTGTACCGGGAGCCTTCTCTCCACAGTGTCCCTGAGACCTCCCCTTCCagtccccctgccccctgccgtGTAGTCCCTGGACTGGAGGCTCCCTGCTCTAGCCACCACCACAGCCTGTCTCCCAGCCCTGCTTCTGGCCCTGCTCTCACCCCTGCTGCCACACTCATGCCCTGA
- the TMEM102 gene encoding transmembrane protein 102 has product MASAVWGSAPWWGPPPPAPARPLTDIDFCSGAQLQELTQLIQELGMQASWSEGPKPGPDLLQAKDFVFSLLGLVHRRDPRFPPQAELLLLRGGIREGSLDLGPAPLGPYARGPHYDAGFTLLVPVLSLDGTGQELQPDVKSCYAWLFLPEQVRGTSVREAWQDCLGPPVPGGRDSIHPAQSKETPKDPQISVDQLHGDVTEPEAHESLENSPSNVSVPELPQQDVTDVDFPSPLKKTNGDVTKAAEVSPVPQPSEAPEAWPTLCPAQVAAWFFASLAAVAESLFPVPGAPRLVHAARHAGVTTILVATPGPPRRLLLFDLIPVVSVAGWPQGARSHSWAGPLASESSSFYLVPGGGGTERPDAPGWQLCFARQELALKTRIPVPLLQAHAAAQALLRPLVAGTRVAAPYLLRTLLYWACERLPALYLARPENAGACCLGLLDELGRVLEAGTLPHYFLSGQKLRAGDGAASLLGALALLRRDPALALRAAVEEAKAARKGGGLAGVGGGAH; this is encoded by the exons ATGGCTTCCGCGGTCTGGGGGAGTGCTCCCTGGTGGGGCCcaccgcccccagccccagcccggcCGCTCACGGACATCGACTTCTGCTCTGGGGCGCAGCTGCAAGAACTAACCCAGCTGATCCAGGAGCTGGGTATGCAGGCGAGCTGGAGTGAAGGTCCCAAGCCAGGACCAGATCTCCTCCAGGCCAAggactttgttttctctttgcttg gTCTCGTTCACCGCCGGGACCCTCGCTTTCCTCCTCAGGCAGAGCTCTTGCTGCTTCGTGGCGGGATTCGCGAGGGCTCCCTGGATCTGGGGCCTGCGCCTCTAGGTCCCTACGCTCGGGGACCTCACTACGACGCCGGCTTCACACTCCTGGTGCCCGTGCTTTCGCTAGATGGCACTGGGCAGGAGCTGCAACCGGACGTGAAATCCTGTTACGCATGGCTCTTCCTCCCAGAGCAGGTACGCGGAACCTCGGTCCGGGAGGCATGGCAGGATTGCCTAGGACCCCCAGTCCCAGGAGGACGTGATTCGATCCACCCAGCCCAAAGCAAAGAAACTCCCAAGGATCCGCAAATCTCCGTGGACCAGCTACACGGTGACGTCACTGAGCCTGAGGCACACGAGTCTTTGGAAAACTCACCTAGTAATGTTTCAGTGCCAGAGTTGCCTCAACAAGACGTAACCGATGTTGACTTTCCCTCACCACTGAAAAAAACGAATGGTGACGTCACCAAAGCAGCCGAAGTTAGCCCAGTGCCACAGCCGTCGGAGGCTCCGGAGGCATGGCCCACATTGTGCCCCGCCCAGGTGGCTGCCTGGTTCTTTGCTTCACTGGCGGCGGTCGCTGAGTCCCTGTTTCCGGTCCCGGGTGCCCCGCGCTTGGTCCACGCAGCCCGCCACGCGGGGGTCACCACCATCCTCGTGGCTACGCCCGGGCCCCCGCGCCGCCTCTTGCTTTTCGACTTGATCCCCGTGGTGTCCGTGGCCGGCTGGCCCCAGGGGGCTCGGAGCCACTCGTGGGCCGGCCCGCTGGCCTCGGAGTCGTCTTCCTTCTACCTGGTGCCCGGCGGCGGCGGCACAGAGCGGCCGGACGCCCCCGGCTGGCAGCTCTGCTTCGCCCGCCAAGAGCTGGCGCTCAAGACGCGCATACCCGTTCCCCTGCTACAAGCGCACGCGGCGGCCCAGGCGCTGCTGCGCCCGCTGGTGGCCGGGACTAGGGTCGCGGCGCCCTACCTCCTGCGGACGTTGCTCTACTGGGCGTGCGAGCGGCTGCCCGCGCTCTATCTGGCGCGACCCGAGAATGCGGGCGCCTGCTGCCTCGGGCTGCTGGATGAGCTGGGCCGGGTGCTCGAGGCTGGGACGCTGCCCCACTATTTTCTGAGTGGCCAAAAGCTCCGTGCGGGGGACGGCGCCGCTTCGCTGCTCGGGGCGTTGGCCCTGCTTCGCAGGGACCCTGCCCTCGCCCTGCGCGCCGCTGTGGAAGAGGCCAAGGCTGCACGCAAGGGGGGCGGCTTAGCCGGCGTGGGAGGCGGGGCCCATTAA
- the FGF11 gene encoding fibroblast growth factor 11 isoform X3: MAALASSLIRQKREVHEPGGSRPVSAQRRVCPRGTKSLCQKQLLILLSKVRLCGGRPARPDRCPEPQLKGIVTKLFCRQGFYLQANPDGSIQGTPEDTSSFTHFNLIPVGLRVVTIQSAKLGHYVAMNAEGLLYSSPHFTAECRFKECVFENYYVLYASALYRQRRSGRAWYLGLDKEGRVMKGNRVKKTKAAAHFVPKLLEVAVYREPSLHSVPETSPSSPPAPCRVVPGLEAPCSSHHHSLSPSPASGPALTPAATLMP, from the exons ATGGCGGCACTGGCCAGCAGCCTGATCCGGCAGAAGCGGGAGGTCCACGAGCCCGGGGGCAGCCGGCCCGTGTCGGCGCAGCGGCGCGTGTGTCCTCGCGGCACCAAGTCCCTTTGCCAGAAGCAGCTCCTCATCCTGCTGTCCAAGGTGCGACTGTGCGGGGGGCGGCCCGCGCGGCCGGACCGCTGCCCGG AGCCTCAGCTCAAAGGCATCGTCACCAAACTGTTCTGCCGCCAGGGTTTCTACCTCCAGGCGAATCCCGATGGGAGCATCCAGGGCACCCCAGAGGACACCAGCTCTTTCA cccacttCAACCTGATCCCTGTGGGGCTCCGTGTAGTCACCATCCAGAGTGCCAAGCTGGGTCACTACGTGGCCATGAACGCTGAGGGGCTGCTCTACAGCTCG CCACATTTCACAGCTGAGTGTCGCTTTAAGGAGTGCGTCTTTGAGAATTACTATGTCCTGTACGCCTCTGCTCTCTATCGCCAGCGTCGTTCTGGCCGGGCCTGGTACCTGGGCCTGGACAAGGAGGGCCGAGTCATGAAGGGAAATCGAGTCAAGAAGACCAAGGCAGCCGCCCACTTTGTGCCCAAGCTCCTGGAGG TGGCTGTGTACCGGGAGCCTTCTCTCCACAGTGTCCCTGAGACCTCCCCTTCCagtccccctgccccctgccgtGTAGTCCCTGGACTGGAGGCTCCCTGCTCTAGCCACCACCACAGCCTGTCTCCCAGCCCTGCTTCTGGCCCTGCTCTCACCCCTGCTGCCACACTCATGCCCTGA
- the SPEM3 gene encoding LOW QUALITY PROTEIN: uncharacterized protein SPEM3 (The sequence of the model RefSeq protein was modified relative to this genomic sequence to represent the inferred CDS: inserted 1 base in 1 codon; deleted 1 base in 1 codon): YNPPPFPQPPSLLSLSSLPRAPSLPSYPLLSKPQARPNPLDFIRVQASTKALSSQGPQALPKSAEFPETQALPQTQPSPKNPGLAQDPGLHKLPGLTQDAGIYRGSEHTHDPSLHSXSGINRDPGPHKGPALTEDSGLSKRSGLHNNSCLIPNPGLHRNPLGTDSVQVLGPHQTRRSFISEAVRRKEDAGQHIPWTSVPPSQNSCSPKAQVAYNDLLTFSEVPVLIELQSPSRRAGSQDLVYQPMDTVPPACQNYRQMSTPPKTSWKPYCPGSGTRLGHVVFDARQRRFRAGRDKCEALSPRRLHRETSNNSRRPSRSGDISV; the protein is encoded by the exons TACaaccccccacctttcccccaaCCTCCAAGTCTCCTCAGTCTGTCCTCTCTTCCCAGGGCCCCATCCCTCCCCAGTTATCCACTACTTTCCAAACCCCAAGCCAGGCCCAACCCCCTGGACTTCATAAGAGTCCAGGCCTCAACCAAGGCTCTGTCCTCCCAAGGACCCCAGGCCCTTCCAAAGTCTGCAGAGTTTCCAGAAACCCAAGCCTTACCCCAAACCCAGCCCTCCCCCAAGAACCCAGGCCTTGCTCAAGATCCAGGCCTCCACAAGCTTCCAGGCCTTACCCAAGATGCTGGAATTTACAGGGGCTCAGAACATACCCATGACCCTAGCTTACACA ACTCAGGAATTAATCGAGATCCTGGCCCCCATAAGGGTCCAGCCCTTACTGAAGACTCTGGCTTATCCAAGAGATCAGGCCTCCATAACAACTCATGCCTTATCCCAAATCCTGGCCTCCACAGGAACCCTCTAGGAACTGACTCTGTCCAAGTTTTGGGCCCACATCAGACCCGACGGTCATTTATATCTGAGGCAGTTCGTCGAAAGGAGGATGCAGGGCAGCACATACCATGGACTTCTGTCCCACCCAGTCAGAACTCCTGCTCTCCCAAGGCTCAGGTGGCCTACAATGACCTGCTAACCTTCTCAGAGGTACCTGTACTGATTGAGCTGCAATCACCCTCCCGGCGAGCAGGCAGCCAAGACTTGGTGTACCAGCCCATGGATACAGTTCCTCCAGCCTGCCAGAACTATCGCCAGATGTCTACGCCTCCCAAAACCAGCTGGAAGCCCTACTGTCCTGGGTCAGGCACCCGGCTAGGGCATGTGGTCTTTGACGCCCGCCAGAGACGGTTCAGAGCAGGCAGGGACAAGTGCGAAGCTCTGTCTCCCAGGCGCCTTCACCGAGAGACATCCAACAACTCA CGGAGACCATCAAGGAGTGGGGATATCAGTGTGTGA
- the SPEM1 gene encoding LOW QUALITY PROTEIN: spermatid maturation protein 1 (The sequence of the model RefSeq protein was modified relative to this genomic sequence to represent the inferred CDS: inserted 5 bases in 3 codons; deleted 1 base in 1 codon) → MATAEWPRPGWASCHSPSTNNCQDLGNSILSQLGLIICVNIGINMVTLLWRRLRSFLHQVFRVICEKEASKLCSPGKQTQPPKQSAPAVGLRCTMDPVKMTVSPPPTRRRRRRDSSARRAHRPVAWAPDNXDSDDEKPPRQHTTICPHNWNCPKDWEGFQSTQGFWTPWAQDAVEPPTQTIRFQQTVEGRPLKREXQSELGLQAYAYPMNPXPHSPQALSHRNGWGVPQAEQEQCSPAQPPILGPAHVADIPRRHSSGRVAYNARDVRQRLRELTREVEALSHCYPPVSGSSTAEGMGKAWVYHSLTKR, encoded by the exons ATGGCCACGGCTGAGTGGCCCCGGCCCGGGTGGGCCTCGTGTCACAGCCCCAGCACCAACAACTGCCAGGACCTGGGCAACTCCATCCTGTCGCAGCTGGGCCTCATCATCTGCGTTAACATTGGCATCAATATGGTGACACTG CTCTGGCGCAGACTCCGTAGCTTCTTACACCAAGTGTTTCGAGTTATTTGTGAGAAAG AGGCTTCTAAGTTATGCTCACCTGGGAAGCAGACCCAGCCCCCGAAGCAGAGCGCCCCTGCAGTCGGCCTGCGGTGCACCATGGACCCTGTGAAAATGACCGTGTCCCCCCCACCCACTCGCCGCCGTCGCCGTCGAGACTCTTCAGCACGCCGCGCCCACCGCCCCGTAGCCTGGGCCCCTGACAA TGACAGCGATGACGAGAAGCCCCCACGTCAGCACACAACAATCTGCCCCCACAACTGGAATTGCCCCAAGGACTGGGAAGGCTTTCAGTCCACCCAGGGGTTCTGGACTCCCTGGGCCCAGGATGCCGTGGAGCCACCTACCCAGACCATCCGCTTCCAGCAAACTGTAGAGGGAAGGCCGCTCAAAAGAGA GCAGTCAGAGCTGGGCCTACAGGCCTACGCGTACCCTATGAACC TGCCCCACAGCCCTCAGGCCCTGAGCCACAGGAACGGTTGGGGGGTGCCCCAAGCAGAACAGGAGCAGTGCTCGCCAGCCCAGCCACCCATCCTGGGCCCAGCCCACGTCGCAGACATCCCCCGGCGCCACTCCTCAGGGCGCGTAGCCTATAATGCCAGAGACGTGAGGCAGCGGCTGCGGGAGCTGACCAGGGAGGTGGAGGCCCTGTCCCACTGTTAC CCCCCGGTCTCTGGATCCAGCACGGCTGAGGGGATGGGAAAGGCCTGGGTATACCATTCCCTGACAAAGAGGTGA
- the FGF11 gene encoding fibroblast growth factor 11 isoform X2 has protein sequence MPSGGAWGFRTPGSPRGFLRLRQPRPRLGSPAPPSLGSVPPRRACLARYQSAQLSPGCPCSYLASPPLCAPSSRDLHFKKRAGHSPMTAYATQKSGPTGSGDPLPRGTQTHYTAGYPHGDWGSYHLRGEPQLKGIVTKLFCRQGFYLQANPDGSIQGTPEDTSSFTHFNLIPVGLRVVTIQSAKLGHYVAMNAEGLLYSSRRSGRAWYLGLDKEGRVMKGNRVKKTKAAAHFVPKLLEVAVYREPSLHSVPETSPSSPPAPCRVVPGLEAPCSSHHHSLSPSPASGPALTPAATLMP, from the exons ATGCCGAGTGGAGGGGCCTGGGGGTTCCGGACGCCTGGGTCACCCCGAGGGTTTCTGCGGCTCCggcagccccgcccccgcctcggTTCTCCCGCTCCTCCGAGTCTTGGATCCGTTCCTCCTCGCCGAGCTTGCCTGGCTCGGTACCAATCTGCCCAGCTCTCCCCCGGGTGTCCTTGCAGCTACCTCGCCAGTCCGCCCCTCTGTGCGCCCTCCTCCCGTGACCTGCACTTCAAGAAGAGAGCTGGGCACTCCCCCATGACCGCCTACGCGACTCAGAAATCGGGTCCCACGGGCTCAGGGGACCCTCTGCCGCGAGGAACTCAGACACACTACACGGCTGGATACCCGCACGGAGACTGGGGGTCGTACCATCTACGAGGGG AGCCTCAGCTCAAAGGCATCGTCACCAAACTGTTCTGCCGCCAGGGTTTCTACCTCCAGGCGAATCCCGATGGGAGCATCCAGGGCACCCCAGAGGACACCAGCTCTTTCA cccacttCAACCTGATCCCTGTGGGGCTCCGTGTAGTCACCATCCAGAGTGCCAAGCTGGGTCACTACGTGGCCATGAACGCTGAGGGGCTGCTCTACAGCTCG CGTCGTTCTGGCCGGGCCTGGTACCTGGGCCTGGACAAGGAGGGCCGAGTCATGAAGGGAAATCGAGTCAAGAAGACCAAGGCAGCCGCCCACTTTGTGCCCAAGCTCCTGGAGG TGGCTGTGTACCGGGAGCCTTCTCTCCACAGTGTCCCTGAGACCTCCCCTTCCagtccccctgccccctgccgtGTAGTCCCTGGACTGGAGGCTCCCTGCTCTAGCCACCACCACAGCCTGTCTCCCAGCCCTGCTTCTGGCCCTGCTCTCACCCCTGCTGCCACACTCATGCCCTGA